The sequence below is a genomic window from bacterium.
GAGAAGCACGAGTTCACCATGGAAGAGCGGGCTCGGTACAAGCGCGACGTTGGCCTGGGGATTCGCGCGTGCCAGGAAGTGACCGCGAAGCTCGCCGCGGCAAGCGGCGCACACGGGATCTTCAAGTCGAGCCCCATCCAGCGCGCCTTCCGAGACGCACAAGCCATGACGACCCACGCGGCACTGGATCCCTTGCAGGGCGCCAGCACTATGGGGCGTTTGGAACTCGGGCTCGATGCGGCCACGGCACTGGTCTGATCGTTCTGCATTCCAGCGAGCGGGAGATGAGCGAGAGCAATCGATAACGTCGGGGGTGAAGCACTCAATGGGGTTTGGACCAAGTTCTCGGCGGACCCGATGGAAGCCATCGCCCGCCACGAGGAACTCCAGCGGATAGGAAGTACAGAGCCCCAATCTACCCGACAGAATCGCCCATTGTCGACTGTTGGGATCCGGCAGTCGCCAGGGGCGGATTAGCGGCGTCATCTCGATCTTTCTCGGCGCGTATGTGGTCTGGGTCGGGATTCAGGGTCTCTTGATCCACTCGAATACCCGCCAGCGCTTCGGGCCGCTGGCCTATGTGTTCGCGACACCGCACATTCACCATTGGCACCATTTGGCGGATGCCGAGGCGATCGATCGGAACTACGCGGCCAATCTGCCCATCATCGGCATGATCTTCGGCACCTATCTGGGCAATCACGGCCGCTGGCTCGATAGCTATGGAGTCGTGAACAAGCCGCTTCCGCACGGCTTCCTGGCTCAGCACCTGTACTCCTTCATGAAGGGCTGAGAGGGCCGGCGACATGCCCCGAGGAGCGGAACGTGCTAGCGTCCGCTCCTGCGCCTCCATTGGTTGAGGGCGCGCCCGGGCCCGCTGCAAAGCCGCCTCCGAGGTTCCAAGACCCTTTCTGTGGCGAGGCCCCAGTCATGACAGATGAGATTTTTCACGGCGTTCCAGAGTCAATTGCCGCCGCGCTCCAGAAGCGCGGCTTCGAGCAACTGACACCCGTTCAGCTGGCTGTCATCCAGGCTGTGCAGGCCACCGAGCCGGGGCAAACCGTTCGCGATCTGCGAATCGCCTCCCAGACCGGTTCGGGCAAGACCGTCGCTCTCGGCATCGCACTGGGCCGTCACTTCATCGAGAAGTCGGGAGGCGAGCGCGCGACCGAGGCGCTGCTGATCGTCCCGACCCGCGAACTCGTGAATCAGGTTCGCGACGAACTGCGCTGGCTCTATGCCGGAATTCCGGGAGTTCGCGTCGAAGGCGTGATGGGCGGCGCTTCCTATATGAGCGAGCGCAGTGCGCTCTCTCGCAAGCCCTCGATC
It includes:
- a CDS encoding sterol desaturase family protein, giving the protein MGSGSRQGRISGVISIFLGAYVVWVGIQGLLIHSNTRQRFGPLAYVFATPHIHHWHHLADAEAIDRNYAANLPIIGMIFGTYLGNHGRWLDSYGVVNKPLPHGFLAQHLYSFMKG